The Magnolia sinica isolate HGM2019 chromosome 9, MsV1, whole genome shotgun sequence sequence GTGGGATTCAGGTTGTGGAAAGAGAATCTGAATCTGGGGGAAAGCTTGGTGATTTGGATTCTTACGAGGTAGAAGGGGGTGAGACTAAAGCGGAAGTGCTTCAAAATCTTACAGAATTCCAATTTTCTTGTGTAAGTCCTATTTTCTTGGAAGCTAGAATGGCTTTCTCCTTTGTCAGAGGGCTCAGATCGAACTCATGATCTCCACAGCTCAGTCATTACCCAACACATCCACAAGGCTTGACATGGCTCGGAAGCAGAACTTTGTTGGCATGAGTTCAACCCATGCTGTATTTTCCTTTCTCTTGGATTTAATTGTATGAAATATGCAATGATGCCACTTGTCTTATGTTGGAGTTCTATTCCTTTGATATGAGAGGGGATTTATCCGTTTGATTCTCTCGATCAAAGCATGGTGGAATTTGGTCCACATTTTAGCATCAGTTATGCATAATCTGCAAGATGATTCTATTGCAAGTTTGTTTTGCATATGCCGTGACTCCGGATGACAAGCATGTTTGGCAACATGGGACCCACACAAAGACGGTCCAATGATTGGAACCATCTTGAATGGCCTGTGAATTGTTATCCAATGCTCACGCTGAAATGATGATGCTTACCATTGATTTGTGGAGTTGAATTTTGAGCCAAGAAAATTTCCACATTCAAATATATGTATATGATCAGAGTCACCTACTCAGCGCAAGCTTCTCACTGAGGCGCATAGAGGATTGCACCCGGAACATGGACGGTTCCTATAATTGGACCATCCATGCAAGTAGCCCCTAAAGGGATGGTGTGTGATGCAAAAGAGGAATGACACGCTTGCCAAACATATTTATTGTTTATAAGTGGCACTTATTTATGGTGATCCTGATCATTGATATTATGGTACACATGGGTGGGCAAAAACAGCAATTTTTTGCTTATGGTCCACCACATGTTGACCCACCAGATCAGCAGTTCTCAGTCAGTTCATGGTTGCCATTTTTGCAGCAGTTGCTGCATAAACTCCCAACAACTGTGTAACTGTAGCCTCTCTGTTGCAAGTAAAATGTATGTTGGCCACATGTTTATCTGTAACGCTGTTTTAATTACAAACTAAATTCATCGTCATTGGTTCTGTAATGACACTCTGGAATCTGCATCATACGCAGGTTATGTTCAATGCGGTTTTGGAGAACGCATGCAGTGAGCAAGGAGCGAGGATGTCTGCCATGGATAGTTCTAGCAGGAATGCTGGAGAAATGCTTGACCGCCTCACGCTTACTTATAACAGGTCTTGTTCTTGTTCATGTTTAGCTGCTGCTGTCCTTTCTTTCCCCTTGCTTTGTAAATTGACATATTTCTGTTTTTTCCCATCTGGCCAGAACCCGTCAAGCATCGATCACCACCGAGCTGATTGAGATCATATCCGGGGCTTCGGCACTGACTGGCTAAATATGCAAAGATTGTCAGCGTTCCTGACCTGATAAATAAACTATTGCAATCAAAGGCTTTGTTTTGTTGCCTGTGTTGGACTTTCTTCACTGCCTTTTTGTTTTTCATTGTCAGATCTTTGTCAAACTAAATAATATCCTGTGGGTCATTGTGACATAGACCCAAGGATTTCATGAGCATCATGTCTTCCTGCTCTCTTTTcgaatttcagatttttcttgaattgaagcTAAGATTTTGCCTTTTGTTCTATTTAGTTAATTGgtcctttaaaaaaatttaaaaaaaaataaaaaaaatcaagtggaatTCACATGTTGCACTGGCAGAATATGACGGAGCCATCCATGCATCCACTGTACACAGAACACATGCATGCCAGTTAGCAAAATGCGACCCTGGATGTGGGTGGTTTATGTCCCCTCTATGGATGCACTTAGGAGTCCAatcaagtggccatcaaatggatggtttagaatTGAGATTGAAAATGGGAAATAGACCATTTTGGAATTAAAAAAGAAGCTCACACTAAGAGagaatgttgttgttgttgttgtttttttcccCCCTCTTCTTTTCACGTTGTGGGAGaaaatgttgttgttgttgttgttgttgttgtaatggtcttcttcttcttcttcttctctctctctctctttgcatgGCTGAAAGCAAGAAATGTTGCAATTGGAAGAAATGCATCTCGAGGATCTGTCCTGAATTTCAGCCTTGATGCCTTTGAACAGCGAGATGTTAGAGCGTTGCACGATTTATTGATTGAACCCCACATGACAGTCTTGGTCAGCCCTGATCTAGTTGGACACATTGTGGGAAGtgttcatcaccatcatcatctaagcctcatcccaactaattgggttcaACTACACCAATcatgtcatgtcattccattctATCACCAACCATATCCTGAGTTAAAACCATGAGTCTTGAAATCCTATTTTACTAGCTCTACCTGCATCCTTGAAGGCTCTAAAATGGCAGAGGGAGGGCCTTCAACTTCAACCAACCCACTCTTAACTGATACAATTCTTGATCTTCattgcacgtggcccaccatctaaGTCTACAGGATTTTCTGGTGAGGCATTTTCGGGGGGTCCCATTCATGGTTATGACATCTGGTTCACaggaatgtgggtcccacttatatgGTTGCTGGGGaaaattttcatgttttcttgTAACCTTACATTAAAAATCAGTTCCAAACACCAAGCAACCCTTAAGATTAAGTCATCTGCGTGAAAAGAAACAAACATTCCTCTGCTTCTCCCAAACAACAGTGTATGTTCCTTTCCATCCTTTACATGGGAAGCTTTTTCATACTCTAGAAGTATGTGGTTGATAAGCTCTTTCATACTCTAGAAGTATGtggttgatacacaggcgctGAGAGATTTTACACATGCATACATCAACTAAAATTGAAAGGTCCTAGGCTTGCACAAGTCATTATCcaaagttcagattgattgaacaattTTAACCTCTAATTACTGGGTATTTGTTTGTTTCATTCTGATTACTATATTCCATTTGGGCCAtctattaaatgtccaccaattggaCAGTTGGGAAATCAAATCagggcaattttcagtttacaggctaagttgggccccacaattttaATGGTTTAATTTAGCTCCACATTATGTGTGCAATTCTTATTGCCTGTGCATCAACCATCACACTTTTCCAGAATGTGGAAGTTTTTCTCTTCCTTTATTACAATGGTAGAATCCCAACCAGGGAAGAATAATACAATGTTGAAATAGTaagaaaaagaaaccaaaatTTAAGTATTTCATGCCACCATGAATTGATTAATAAAGATCCGGCATTGCAGCCGTTTCACAACATCTAGCTGGAGCCACAAGTAAATAATCGGCAGGGCAGTCCAACTCACTTCGCAATCTTAGATTCACGAAGGTGAGAATTCAAGCTGCTTTGATATGCCATCACGGTCTTGACTGGGGCCCGTGCTTTCAACAGCATTTCTTCATACTCATCTTCTGGGTTTGACAGAGCGACGATGGCCCCGCCGGCTCCGATTGAAGCTTCCCCATCATGTATGACTACCGTTCTAATCACTATGTTTAAATCGAATGTCTGATTGTATGAAAAGAACCCGATTGAGCCAGAGTAGATGCCTCTGGAGGAGCCTTCTAGAGAATCAAGCAGCTCCATTGATCTAAGCTTGGGGGCACCAGTCATTGAACCTCCAGGAAATGCAGCCTTGACACAATCGATCGGGCTCAAGTTTGATCTTTTCTTTCCCCGGACTGTACTAACCAACGTGTGAACAGTTGCATACGACTCCACCTCCATTAGATGAGGAACATGCACTGAGCCGGGCTCACAGACACGGCCAAGGTCATTCCGTAGGAGATCTACGATCATTAGATTTTCAGCTTGGTCTTTTTCACTGTTGAAATGGGTACAAAAAGAACTATGCATGAGAGatttaaaattaagaattttaaaGCAGATAGACAGAAAGAGAAATGGCAAAAGATATGACAAGGAAATGGTTTCGCACAGAAAAACAAGTGCAGATGGATGTTATTTGCATTACAGACTTGGAATTAAAGAAAATTATCAGTTAAAAGTACTGAAAATTTCTTTAGTGTCATACACAATTTGCAATTTACCACACTAAAATCTTGATTTTCCAAAATGACCAAAGAAGTTGATTGatccttaaaaaataaatttgcatttttttttaaaaacctcaAATGTGTTGTTTTGATGCAatacatttgaaatgaaagagcaGGGAATCCATTTTCAATTTCTAAACTAATCTGCAAAAAGCACGGATATTGAGTTGATTTCCAAGGCACTGAAAGGAGTTGGCGACCATTTGAAAACATCAGCATTTTTACATTTTCACATGAATCCATGGACAACTTCATTGCGAACCAAATGACAGTTTTCCCtatgaaaaccactgttttccaTTTCCTAAGGctttaatgtttgttttccatttcCACATTTTGGATTCAATGAAAACAAGTGCacccttagggcatgtttggaatgGGTGAAAACCATAGTCAACTGTGGAAAGGAAATCGATTTCATTTGAAGTGAGAGTTCCCTCTACTTGAGACAGAGGAGAAAATCAATTTCCTTTTCCAAAGTATTCCTCAAAGGGTGAGTAAAACCTTTTCCTCTCTAAAACATTGTGATATGATTAAAATGGCAAAAACTTGCCATTATTACAGTTTTACTTCGTTTGGGTAGATTTTCTATGCAAATTCTTGGTGCAAAACAAACAAGTAAAACATATTTTCTTTCCATTGAGCTGATGTCATGTTTTCCATGGCTTAGGTCAGCGTGGtagttttccttttcctttccatATTTGACCAAAGTTTTCACctcatccaaacacgcccttggcTATTCTCAAAAGGGAGAGGGTgtcgtttggttgcaccaaatatatgAACTTCCATGATATCTTGCACCAAGTTAGACTGAAATATCACAGAATTTAATtgtatttgatgcaaccaaatgcacccttagaaAAAATTAATAGTGTACATTATCACCTGTGTTGGAGTTGTAATCTAAGCTGTTCATCTTCCTCTGGAGTTGTACCACGAGCTATGGTTCCCTTTATGGGCTTTGCTTCCAATATACCATTGCTATCCAACCGCAAGAACCTTTCAGGGGAAGAACTGCAGATACATAGATTTTCCTTGGAAAAATTAAGCCATGCAGCATATGGAGCTGGATTTTGATCCCTTAAATTAAGGTAAAGCCTCATCAGATCTTTGTCTTCGATTCTCTTTCTCATCTGTGTTGTCAGGCACAATTCATAGCTTTCTCCATCTTTGATGAACTTCAGGCACTCCTCAACATCTTTCATGTACTGATCTTTTGATTTTTCAACAATGAAGCCTGAATTACATGGGATCGATGCCATGGGACTTGACTTCCACTCCTTGAACTTTTTAGTAGCTTCAGTCTTTAACCCAAGAAGCCTTTCCTCGGTTTCATCCAACCATGATCTAGCATTCGATCTTCCATGCTGACCCACTTTGGTATTTTCAGGATGATGAATATTCTGTATGGATAGAATATACACATCGTCGTTGCTATGATCGACCACAACAAGATTGTCGGCAAAGAAGAAACAAGCATCTGGTGTCTTTGACTTGTGACGGTTAGATGCCATATCGCATTCGACTTTAAGGCCATATCTGCTTCATGGATAGATCCAAATTAGAGTTGGCAGATACAATGTCTGGTAATCAATTCAGAATCAAATGCATTGCATTGTTTAAACATTGGAGCATTTTAATTGGAGGAGGTCTCAAATCCAACGGGTTGGAGCATAAGGTATCGTCCACCCAGCGGATAACTTCCAAACCTATTAAGCGCATGTAACATCCAACCCTCCCAATAGGTTGGCCTACCATGAGGATCATCTAGTGCAAAATTCAACCCCGCATACTAATCAAATGACCCACACAATAGAAGACAATATCTAGCCATAGATAAATAGTGAAATAAAAGTGTGGTCCTCTCAACGTGTGGATATAGCTGATTGCACAAGGTGGTTCTCATGAAGGGGCCAACCTGGACAGGCAGGATATTGTACACATGAAATAttttgatgcatgacaattaaccagttgctctaaaagctcgaactgttagagtatgacgaattaatccctttatctcatagcccaagccccacatctcatgggtttaggacctcggccgaacccccttcgtgggccccaaatcacatgagccgcccaccccaagtgtgtccccgcatcccacaggctaccccactcgagcacggtgtgaaatgcgcattaatcacccctggtgaggagtctcgaacacaagacctcccccgtgggccccaaatcacatgggtcacccaccccgaatGTGCCCCTACATCCAATAGGTgatcccactcgagcccagtgtgaaaatgcccatgcattataTTGGAAGTTATTCAGTGGGTGGACCGTAACTTATAGTCCAACCGATTCGACTTGAGGTAACCTCTTTTAATTGCTACAATCCAGGTATCATACAATGGGAACTATCTACAAGCTAACACTCACAAGTAGAAAGTAGGAATGGAGAAAGGAAAAaggggaaagaagagaaaataaggaaaaaagaggaagagaagggAACGACTTCTAAGGCAGAATAGTCACTAGTGTTATCCccaatgacacacacacacacacacacacacacacacacacagagacttCTCTGcaataagaaagaagagaaaagaaaagaaaagaaaaacttaaaACTACTTTGCTAGGTCCACAACACCCTTGCACGTGGCTACATGTGCCAACCGATCACGTCCTAGAAATAGGGCTGTCCTGTCCACTCATCAAGTAAGCAACGCAGCCACCTTCAAGGGGATGTTAGTGATGTCCCCACGGCATCTGCGTGAGATGGGTAATGGCCAAACTCAGTCCTTCATGCCATTGGGGTCGAGCCATGGTGAAAAAATTGCGCTAATCTAATTAtcctatccatctgatcaatgaCATGAAAAATAGAGAGTCAATATTGAGCagagaaaaaatatatttgtgataataatcttgaaacatctagataataggccccaccatgaattaaTAATGATTCCAAAGAAGCACTTTGATTTGACACTAACCATCCGATGTATGGCTCGTAAAAAACAGATGGTTTTGAAGAATGGCTCACATTGAAAGGGTCCAGCTCATCCAACAGGTGTGATTTTTCACCATGGCTAGCCCCCATTGGTATGAAtaaatcaacagtttggattgacGAATGGCCATACCACGTCACTTAAAAGCTTTGGGGACAATGCTAGtgtccccatgaaggtgggggcATTCGCATTCcccataaaattaaaatttttataaaaatgaaaagGTTTTAAATAGTTTTGCTAGGCCCACAGAACCTCTCATGTGGCCGCATGTCCCAACCTGCCTAGTCCTGGAAATAGGCATGTCCACACTCATTAGGCAAGCTGCACATGTACGAGAGAAATGGACAATTTAAAAAAGATTAtcgatggtccacattcaatataAAAGTGTACCCCACCTGACAAGTGGACCGGCCTGATCTTCGACCAGGTTATCTACATGGTGGGTCCACCGATTGAATGGTCCAGATGGTCCAGATATGGGCCAGGTTGGCATAAGTGGTCATCTGTAGAGGTGCGGGCAGGGTTAAAGCAACTCCTTTCACATGTATTAATTAAGAAATACACGTGAAAACCATTGAACAGCATACCCGATGAAACCAATATATCCACCACAGAAGTCAAAAGGCAACCCTTCGTAATCTTCCTTTTCATAACGAAATGATCGAAGTTCCTAGTACAAATAGCAGAGAAAAAGAAATTTAAGAGAAAATATGACCTTGTAAGCAATCACAGAACCTAAATAGAAGCATTCACACTATTACcactacactacaagaaaaagtaCACTtaccacacccacacacacatgcaGAACAGAAGATAGGATGCATTGATGCATAAAAACATACTTGGGCAAAGTACACTTGCATATGGATGCACGGAAACACATGCAAGCATGACATGTCTAAAGAAGTTTGCCCAAATACATCCTCACATATTGCAATATGATACATCAAGATATTATCCATTGAATTGGGCCTTTTTTTAATGACCCAAACCATTTATGTGATAGGcctccacttggatgagggatgccaaaaaaaaataaaaattattagatTGAATGTTTCAACCCTTGATTACACAAAGGTTATGgtgaccatccattttcaaagaaaaaaaaacgatCCCAATTTCAAACTGTTGCAATAAGCCGATTCATGCAATTCTATTTGTTGTCCATCCACCATAGAAGTTTATACTCATCATATCAAGggtttggatcattggtaaaCAATCCAGATTCAAAGACTGAAATCCCGACATATCACATTGCAATATGTTGGGATATATTCGAGCAAACCTATGACTGAATGTGGGGGGTCTATGgagcaaatttttaaaataataaataaataaataaagagaaagaCATCACACTAACGGGGTGAGAGGTTTCCCTTGTTAGCGGGGTTAGCTAGGGAAGAGGGGATGAAGGTTAAAAGTTGTTTTTTCAGTGAGGGATGAAGCAATCACATGGTCTCCATGCTGTAGAAGGAATTTGGCCGACGAAGAGTTTGAAGAATTTTTGCAGCTCCTTCAATTGTTAGAGAACGTTTCTCCAAGGTTATCAGACCCGGACTCCATAAAATGGCTAAAAGAAAAGTCAGGCTTGTTTTTTGTTAGATCCTTTTATCGGTTTCTCTCTAAAAGGAACGTTTTTGTTGGGCTAGCACCAACATCTTGGCTATGGTGTTACTGCACTCCTTTGAAGGTGGTTGTTTTTGGTTGGCTTGTAGGGAGGAATAGAGTGCTCACCATTGACAATTTGTGCAAAAGGAATATGATTCTCCCCAATGTTTGCCTATTGTGCTACAAAGATGCGGAATCAGTAGATCATCTCTTTATCCATTGCTCCTTTGCAAGAGAGGTGTGGAGTCATCTTCTTCAGATTTTCGGGGTTGAGTGGGTGTTTCCGCAATCGATTCAGGATTTTCTTCTATCTTGGCATGGTGAGGGAATAGGGAAATCAAGGAAAATCGTGGAGGCTAAGCTTGTTAGCAGTTTTTTGGGCTCTATGGAGGGAAAGAAATGACCAATGTTTTAGGAACAAAAAGGGAAGTGTAAAAGTTGTTATCAGGAAGGTGATTCTTAATGTTAAGGAGTGGGCGGAAGTGTCGATTcctaaaattcatatttaatttgagTTGGGAGTTTGTTTGGGTTTTTTTATTTGTACATTTGTATTTTTTGTGTTCTTGTATAGTTTTGGTTTCAGCCTTTTTTATGAAATATCATCATCgtttcattcaaaaaaaaaaaaagacatcacATTAAATGATTTAGTTAATAACATAATGGACA is a genomic window containing:
- the LOC131256658 gene encoding aminodeoxychorismate synthase, chloroplastic isoform X3, coding for MSIRHRGMFADAPRMQGYSDFGCLSWAPGIVIALGYVHGAEVVHAPEPVHGRLSEIEHNGCNLFHGIPSGSKSGFKVVRYHSLVIDPNSLPKELIPIAWTSSTNTLSFLDMKESNVITDTFGCKTNQLLCIDHLESNLRNKSLWCPKNFEDTRDSRVLMAIMHSTRPHYGVQFHPESIATCHGRRIFENFRMMTVDYWLKSSRIHERKVHSGGKIDLFFFFACVSWSQKLPKSKLAMANAAMGNHLYMRETALNACKSMDATCLKLHWKKFDCLASKVGGSGNIFCELFGSHKAEDTFWLDSSSVDQRRARFSFMGGKGGSLWKQITFCLSDQSNVAARGGGYLSTQDAQGSVKSTFLEDGFLDFLNKELRSFRYEKEDYEGLPFDFCGGYIGFIGYGLKVECDMASNRHKSKTPDACFFFADNLVVVDHSNDDVYILSIQNIHHPENTKVGQHGRSNARSWLDETEERLLGLKTEATKKFKEWKSSPMASIPCNSGFIVEKSKDQYMKDVEECLKFIKDGESYELCLTTQMRKRIEDKDLMRLYLNLRDQNPAPYAAWLNFSKENLCICSSSPERFLRLDSNGILEAKPIKGTIARGTTPEEDEQLRLQLQHSEKDQAENLMIVDLLRNDLGRVCEPGSVHVPHLMEVESYATVHTLVSTVRGKKRSNLSPIDCVKAAFPGGSMTGAPKLRSMELLDSLEGSSRGIYSGSIGFFSYNQTFDLNIVIRTVVIHDGEASIGAGGAIVALSNPEDEYEEMLLKARAPVKTVMAYQSSLNSHLRESKIAK